In Perognathus longimembris pacificus isolate PPM17 chromosome 23, ASM2315922v1, whole genome shotgun sequence, a single genomic region encodes these proteins:
- the Spata5l1 gene encoding spermatogenesis-associated protein 5-like protein 1: protein MAPESGPAPEGPFLKLLPADARDRGTQRCRLGPAALRALGARLGSAVSVSLPDGSSCLCTAWPRPNGADGFVQLDPQCARPGPAAGSPASRGLRLGLSSLRLVSCPSLRRLVVWPVLREEASASGTPSPAAVLEAARELLRNRPVSRGHVLSAPPDAPGPVAALHIVGGTPHPDPAGLVTPKTCIVLSGEPPSPAEPPPPDVSSLGGLSDVADSLRELLRLPLRYPRALAALGLAAPRGVLLAGPAGVGKTQLVRSVAREVGAQLLAVSAPALQGSRPGETEENVRRVFQRAQELARRGPSLLFLDEVDALCPRRGGPHRAPESRVVAQVLTLLDGVAGDREVVVVAATNRPDALDPALRRPGRFDLEVVIGTPTLKQRKDILQVMISKMAVSSHVDLGLLAEMTVGYVGADLRALCREAAMHALLHSEKNQDDLMIDETDFLEAFKMIQPSSYRSVIGLVDIKPVSWEQIGGLEDVKLKLKQSVEWPLKFPQEFVRMGLTPPKGLLLYGPPGCAKTTLVRALATSCHCSFVSVSGADLFSPFVGESEKILSQVFRQARANTPAIVFLDEIDSILGSRSVSNSGCDVQERVLSVLLNELDGVGVKTIERRGSKSSQQEFQEVFNGNVMIVAATNRPDVLDDALLRPGRLDKIIYIPPPDQKGRLSILKVCTKAMPLGPDISLENLAAETSFFSGADLRNLCREAALLALQENGLEATAVKQEHFMKSLESVTPSLSREDLALYENLFKKEGFSNLDDS from the exons ATGGCTCCGGAGTCGGGTCCCGCTCCGGAAGGGCCGTTCTTAAAGCTCTTACCGGCAGACGCGAGGGACCGGGGCACCCAGCGCTGTCGCCTGGGCCCGGCCGCCCTCCGCGCCTTGGGCGCGCGCTTGGGCTCCGCGGTGAGCGTCTCGCTGCCGGATGGCAGCTCGTGCCTCTGCACGGCCTGGCCGCGGCCCAACGGGGCCGACGGCTTCGTGCAGCTCGACCCTCAGTGTGCGAGGCCCGGGCCGGCGGCGGGCTCGCCGGCGTCTCGGGGCCTCAGGCTGGGCCTGAGCAGCCTCCGCCTGGtgtcctgtccctccctccgGCGCCTGGTCGTGTGGCCGGTGCTTCGAGAAGAGGCGAGCGCGTCGGGGACCCCGAGTCCGGCCGCGGTGCTGGAGGCCGCCCGGGAGCTGCTGAGGAACCGGCCGGTCTCCCGGGGCCACGTTCTCTCCGCGCCCCCTGACGCCCCGGGGCCCGTGGCCGCCCTGCACATCGTCGGCGGGACGCCCCACCCGGACCCGGCCGGGCTGGTCACCCCGAAAACGTGCATCGTCCTCAGCGGGGAGCCTCCGTCCCCAGCCGAGCCCCCCCCGCCCGACGTGTCGTCCCTGGGCGGCCTTTCCGACGTGGCCGACTCGCTCCGTGAGCTCCTCCGCCTCCCCCTGCGCTACCCCCGCGCCCTGGCCGCGCTGGGGCTGGCGGCGCCCCGTGGGGTGCTCCTGGCGGGACCCGCCGGAGTGGGGAAGACCCAGCTGGTGCGATCGGTGGCCCGGGAGGTGGGTGCCCAGCTGCTGGCAGTGAGCGCCCCGGCGCTGCAGGGCTCCCGGCCCGGGGAGACCGAGGAGAACGTGCGGCGGGTCTTCCAGCGGGCCCAGGAGCTGGCCAGACGCGGGCCCAGCCTCCTCTTCCTGGACGAGGTGGACGCCCTGTGTCCTCGGCGAGGGGGCCCTCACCGAGCCCCCGAGAGCCGCGTGGTGGCCCAGGTATTGACCCTGTTGGACGGCGTCGCCGGGGACCGCGAGGTGGTGGTTGTGGCAGCCACCAACAGGCCAGATGCGCTGGACCCTGCGCTGCGCAGACCCGGGAGATTCGACCTAGAG gTTGTCATTGGGACTCCTACGCTTAAACAAAGAAAGGACATTCTGCAAGTGATGATCTCAAAGATGGCTGTCTCCAGTCACGTAGATTTGGGTCTCCTAGCAGAAATGACAGTGGGCTATGTTGGTGCTGACCTGAGGGCCCTCTGTAGAGAGGCAGCCATGCACGCACTCCTTCATAGTGAGAAG AACCAAGACGATCTTATGATTGATGAAACAGATTTTCTTGAAGCTTTTAAAATGATTCAGCCTTCTTCATATCGAAGTGTTATTGGACTGGTAGACATAAAGCCTGTTAGCTGGGAGCAGATTGGTGGCCTTGAAGATGTgaaattgaaattaaaacag aGTGTTGAGTGGCCGCTGAAATTCCCTCAGGAATTTGTTAGGATGGGGCTGACACCACCAAAGGGCCTTCTCCTCTATGGTCCTCCTGGATGTGCTAAAACCACCTTGGTGAGGGCTTTGGCCACAAGCTGCCATTGCTCTTTTGTTTCCGTGAGTGGAGCTGATCTCTTTTCACCCTTCGTTGGAGAATCGGAAAAAATCTTGTCTCAG GTATTTCGACAAGCCAGAGCAAATACTCCAGCAATTGTGTTTTTGGATGAGATTGACTCAATCTTGGGGTCTCGCTCAGTCAGCAACTCAGGATGTGATGTCCAAGAGCGAGTGCTTTCTGTTCTCCTGAATGAATTAGATGGTGTGGGAGTTAAGACCATAGAGAGAAGAGGAAGTAAATCCAGTCAGCAGG AGTTTCAAGAAGTTTTTAATGGTAATGTCATGATTGTTGCGGCAACCAATCGGCCTGATGTGTTAGATGATGCCTTGCTAAGACCTGGAAGATTAGATAAGATTATCTATATTCCCCCTCCGGACCAAAAG GGTAGGCTTTCTATCTTAAAAGTCTGTACAAAAGCCATGCCACTGGGGCCTGATATTTCCTTAGAAAACCTGGCAGCAGAGACCAGTTTTTTCTCCGGAGCTGATCTTAGAAACCTCTGCAGAGAG GCTGCCTTGCTGGCTCTGCAGGAAAATGGACTAGAAGCGACCGCAGTGAAGCAGGAACACTTTATGAAGTCACTCGAGTCTGTCACGCCGTCCTTGAGTCGGGAGGACCTGGCTTTATATGAAAACTTATTTAAGAAAGAAGGATTTTCCAACTTGGATGATAGTTAA
- the Gatm gene encoding glycine amidinotransferase, mitochondrial, whose protein sequence is MLRVRCLRGGSRGAEAVHYIGSRLGRTFTGWVQRTFQSTQAATASSRNSCAADDKATDPLPKDCPVSSYNEWDPLEEVIVGRAENACVPPFTVEVKANTYEKYWPFYQKHGGHFFPKDHLRKAVAEVEEMCNILKMEGVTVRRPDPIDWSLKYKTPDFESTGLYSAMPRDILMVVGNEIIEAPMAWRARFFEYRAYRSIIKDYFHRGARWTTAPKPTMADELYDQDYPIHSVEDRHKLAAQGKFVTTEFEPCFDAADFIRAGRDIFAQRSQVTNYLGIEWMRRHLAPDYRVHIISFKDPNPMHIDATFNIIGPGLVLSNPDRPCHQIDLFKKAGWTIVTPPVPVIPDDHPLWMSSKWLSMNVLMLDEKRVMVDANEVPIQKMFEKLGISTIKVNIRNANSLGGGFHCWTCDVRRRGTLQSYFD, encoded by the exons ATGCTGCGGGTGCGGTGTCTGCGCGGGGGCAGCCGCGGCGCCGAGGCGGTGCACTACATCGGGTCTCGG CTGGGACGAACCTTCACAGGATGGGTGCAGCGAACTTTCCAGAGCACCCAGGCAGCTACGGCTTCCTCCCGGAATTCCTGTGCAGCTGACGACAAGGCCACTGATCCTCTGCCCAAAGACTGCCCTGTCTCCTCCTACAACGAGTGGGACCCCTTAGAGGAAGTGATAGTGGGCAGGGCGGAAAACGCCTGCGTCCCACCATTCACCGTGGAGGTGAAG GCCAACACATATGAAAAGTACTGGCCATTTTATCAGAAGCATGGAGggcattttttccccaaagatcATTTGAGGAAGGCTGTGGCTGAAGTTGAAGAAAtgtgcaatattttaaaaatggaaggagtgacagtgAGAAGACCAGATCCCATCGACTGGTCCCTGAAGTACAAAACTCCGGATTTTGAATCTACAG GTTTATACAGTGCAATGCCACGTGACATCCTGATGGTGGTGGGGAACGAGATCATCGAGGCGCCCATGGCTTGGCGTGCACGCTTCTTCGAGTACCGCGCATACAGGTCAATTATCAAAGACTACTTCCACCGCGGCGCCAGGTGGACGACAGCTCCGAAACCCACCATGGCCGATGAGCTTTACGACCAG GATTATCCTATCCATTCTGTGGAAGACAGACACAAATTGGCTGCTCAGGGAAAATTTGTGACGACTGAGTTTGAGCCATGCTTTGATGCTGCTGACTTCATCCGAGCTGGAAGAGATATTTTTGCACAGAGAAGCCAG gttACAAATTATCTGGGCATTGAGTGGATGCGTCGGCATCTTGCTCCAGATTACAGAGTACATATCATCTCCTTCAAGGACCCCAATCCAATGCATATTGATGCCACCTTCAACATCATCGGGCCTGGTCTTGTGCTTTCCAACCCTGATCGACCATGCCACCAG ATTGATCTTTTCAAGAAAGCTGGATGGACCATAGTTACCCCACCAGTACCGGTCATCCCAGATG ATCACCCACTCTGGATGTCTTCCAAATGGCTTTCTATGAATGTCTTAATGCTAGATGAAAAACGGGTTATGGTGGATGCCAATGAAGTCCCAATTCAAAAGATGTTTGAAAAGCTGG